In the genome of Pseudorca crassidens isolate mPseCra1 chromosome 14, mPseCra1.hap1, whole genome shotgun sequence, one region contains:
- the SNRPG gene encoding small nuclear ribonucleoprotein G isoform X2, translated as MKLNGGRHVQGILRGFDPFMNLVIDECVEMATSGQQNNIGMVVIRGNSIIMLEALERV; from the exons TGAAATTAAATGGTGGCAGACATGTCCAAGGAATATTGAGGGGATTTGATCCCTTTATGAATCTTGTGATAGATGAATGTGTGGAGATGGCAACTAGTGGGCAACAGAACAATATTGGAATGGTG gtAATACGAGGAAATAGTATCATCATGTTAGAAGCTTTGGAACGAGTATGA